One genomic region from Rosa rugosa chromosome 1, drRosRugo1.1, whole genome shotgun sequence encodes:
- the LOC133712776 gene encoding uncharacterized protein LOC133712776: protein MTWINNVVNGNIEVLHLEISSYDENDRKELVLPPCIFACGSLWSLVFEMFFTVIKVPTTLSSDLRDLELMNAEVEIGAVSYQATAMGEPPPACPWSFLQPFSDTRSSSSTSEQKIHKAKTFASIVAGSEETQVPISQLPAPTIRGDTVYVKINERIYQEQLTACRNNLIGRLLLRKGTIPLKTETLKASLHTLWRPLGPWRLVPIGKGYFDIHFNSEADMRKVWGGGTCTLESGIFRLSQWKPDFRPGDVLPQTHAQIWVRISGLSQEYWHQQHILEIARGVGTPLQLDAATKEQRYGYYARVLVDVDLLGALPTSIMVEREHLCFPVGIEYENLPPQCSHCGLIGHERNNCRQLKSKEVPAKRKEVRQEYRIKNKLQETHVQEASFSDAHAINYIDGTVVTLNAIEQPLAGDQVLHSGNDQVASPNEISIQAPIQSDVVVALVNTVLEEAAAEVMEEQAQRVMEENNSNLASNAASDASDTDISDSPTRTWGDIFEEERVEGLIREAPSSAPPRLGPPPGFVKSNVASEIDVVARFVNGEDIDGFIPVLTKSQKKLEKKKQKTANASPDRKTPYPSRVRNKPLRLR, encoded by the coding sequence ATGACGTGGATCAACAATGTAGTGAACGGTAATATTGAAGTGCTTCATCTGGAGATCTCTTCCTATGATGAAAATGATAGGAAAGAGTTGGTGCTTCCTCCTTGCATTTTTGCTTGTGGATCGCTGTGGTCCTTGGTGTTTGAAATGTTTTTTACCGTTATTAAAGTGCCCACCACTCTTTCCTCTGATCTCAGAGATTTGGAGTTGATGAATGCTGAGGTAGAGATTGGGGCCGTCTCTTACCAGGCCACCGCCATGGGCGAGCCTCCTCCAGCCTGCCCGTGGAGTTTTCTTCAGCCATTCTCTGACACGAGATCTTCCTCTTCTACATCTGAACAGAAAATTCACAAGGCAAAGACCTTTGCATCCATTGTTGCAGGTTCAGAGGAAACCCAAGTTCCTATCAGCCAACTACCAGCGCCAACAATTCGTGGAGACACGGTTTATGTGAAGATCAATGAGAGGATCTATCAAGAACAATTAACAGCCTGCCGAAATAATTTGATCGGTCGATTGCTACTCCGTAAGGGCACTATTCCATTGAAAACTGAAACTCTCAAGGCTTCTCTGCATACTCTTTGGCGTCCGTTGGGTCCGTGGCGTCTGGTCCCCATTGGGAAAGGGTATTTTGACATTCACTTCAACTCTGAAGCAGATATGCGCAAAGTTTGGGGCGGTGGGACTTGCACTCTCGAATCTGGAATTTTTCGTCTGTCTCAATGGAAACCTGATTTCAGGCCTGGTGATGTGCTTCCCCAAACGCATGCACAAATCTGGGTACGTATTTCAGGCCTTAGTCAAGAGTATTGGCACCAACAACACATTCTTGAAATTGCTCGGGGAGTGGGCACCCCGTTGCAATTGGATGCGGCAACTAAGGAACAACGATATGGATATTATGCTAGAGTGTTGGTGGATGTTGATCTGTTAGGTGCTCTTCCTACGTCCATTATGGTTGAAAGAGAACACCTTTGTTTTCCAGTAGGTATTGAGTATGAAAACCTACCTCCTCAGTGTTCTCATTGTGGTTTGATAGGGCACGAAAGGAATAATTGCAGGCAACTAAAGTCCAAGGAAGTTCCTGCGAAACGTAAAGAGGTTCGTCAAGAATATCGTATAAAGAATAAATTGCAGGAAACCCATGTTCAAGAGGCTAGCTTCTCTGACGCACATGCCATTAACTATATTGACGGTACTGTTGTTACTTTGAATGCCATAGAGCAACCTTTGGCAGGTGATCAAGTTCTCCATTCCGGTAATGATCAAGTGGCTTCGCCTAATGAGATTTCCATTCAGGCTCCCATCCAAAGTGATGTTGTTGTGGCTCTTGTAAATACTGTTTTGGAGGAAGCAGCGGCAGAGGTTATGGAGGAACAAGCTCAAAGGGTAATGGAGGAGAATAATTCTAACCTAGCCTCTAATGCTGCATCTGATGCTTCGGACACAGATATTAGTGATTCACCTACCCGTACTTGGGGGGATATTTTTGAGGAGGAGAGGGTTGAAGGTTTGATCAGAGAGGCTCCTTCTAGTGCTCCACCACGCCTTGGTCCACCTCCTGGTTTTGTCAAATCTAATGTGGCTTCAGAAATTGATGTGGTTGCAAGATTTGTTAATGGTGAGGATATTGATGGGTTTATTCCGGTTCTCACTAAATCACAAAAGaagttggagaaaaaaaaacaaaaaaccgcTAACGCTTCTCCAGATCGTAAAACTCCATACCCATCAAGGGTTCGAAACAAGCCCCTCCGTCTTAGATGA
- the LOC133713119 gene encoding uncharacterized protein LOC133713119, which translates to MICCPITNVHAWLLHVYDLLPNHKLELFFILIWAIWVERNNVTWKGTSFCPVNTATWATKLLEDYHAAHPGSPKKKSRHKTKWQLPPRGRLKLNIDGAFHSATGQGGIGALIRNEDGVCLAAIARPFPHARSAFQMELEAMRAGLLLIIYQGLVNVDIETDCSLVIAALKSDTEDYSEVGCIVEDCKAYLHAISSINLYSVYREANGVAHRLAHLASVDYLDDYWLDETPVIIRDALFEDSCTSTRGVGNMSPSLY; encoded by the exons ATGATTTGCTGCCCAATCACTAATGTTCATGCATGGCTTCTGCATGTTTATGATTTGCTGCCCAATCACAAGCTAGAGCTCTTCTTCATCCTTATTTGGGCAATATGGGTGGAACGCAACAATGTTACTTGGAAGGGGACCTCCTTTTGTCCCGTGAATACTGCTACCTGGGCTACCAAGCTCCTTGAGGACTACCATGCGGCCCATCCGGGGTCACCAAAGAAGAAGTCAAGGCATAAAACTAAGTGGCAGCTGCCACCTCGAGGTAGGCTGAAACTTAATATTGATGGCGCATTTCACAGCGCTACTGGTCAAGGGGGTATTGGGGCTCTCATCAGGAATGAAGATGGTGTATGTCTCGCTGCAATTGCACGTCCCTTTCCCCATGCTAGATCCGCCTTTCAGATGGAGTTGGAAGCCATGAGAGCAGGACTTTTACTCATCATTTATCAAGGATTAGTCAATGTTGATATTGAAACTGACTGCTCTTTGGTGATTGCTGCACTCAAAAGTGACACGGAGGACTACTCTGAAGTTGGTTGTATTGTTGAGGATTGCAAAGCATATCTGCATGCAATTTCTTCTATTAATCTATACTCTGTCTATCGTGAAGCAAACGGTGTGGCCCATAGATTGgcacaccttgctagtgttGATTACTTAGATGATTactggttagatgagactcctgtgaTTATCCGGGATGCTCTCTTTGAGGATTCTTGTACTAGTACTCGAGGTGTAGGTAATATGTCCCCCTCGCT ATACTAA